One Bacteroidota bacterium genomic region harbors:
- a CDS encoding DUF5683 domain-containing protein, with amino-acid sequence MLLLVHVANASPNVSTATDPSSACTSYRAILVGVDLPNRHDHNVSDDIALLESYFKQWLPANNVDVLTNRRARHESLFNTLESVAGQSANVCTIIYFAGDVFDTQVTNKDLDNEETLSYLMAWLSPDRTYPTIGSKGISFAILNAWFSQSGTGPILLIVDNQVGGSQAGYRAYAETQSPYPYTGQAPPRFIFSTSTKRRVKHTINGQMHSILALGLVEGLFHQAADQNADALVDIRELSDYLNRVIPAMSDGAVFLRSRVMQSGFGSAGAYGSVGLTKQPVSAPVAAPIKQHMAAFNNNNTNYPAPTATLDVNAFPPGKLYLDGELLGSTPQTGLVVPAGERTLEVITETFDAWQQNVFLSAGTANVIEATLQSEFGRFAIENLPPDARVILNDTLQFLATDLGDTPARVPKGFYLGQVQYGNGERLPFDLSVRNSAVVTYDFRSDVVDYRESFRSVLIPGWGQRRDGAIGKGNAFIGIMVAGGAALAASNLLYDSAAKDYQETFDAYVLEQIEVEALALWDDTVKKFNRANLLNDIRNGLIIGMVGFYVYNIVDAMIFHARHDQMVLQEPGDASFSARGHWNAAGAGMTLTYSWR; translated from the coding sequence TTGTTACTGCTAGTGCATGTTGCAAATGCATCACCAAACGTATCAACAGCTACTGACCCATCTTCTGCCTGTACATCTTATCGGGCCATTCTTGTTGGTGTGGATTTGCCAAACAGGCACGACCATAACGTATCCGATGATATAGCCTTGCTTGAATCGTATTTCAAACAGTGGTTACCGGCAAACAATGTAGATGTACTCACAAACCGCAGGGCACGGCACGAGTCTTTGTTCAATACACTCGAATCCGTCGCAGGGCAATCTGCCAATGTCTGTACAATCATTTATTTTGCTGGCGATGTTTTTGACACGCAGGTGACTAACAAAGACCTTGACAATGAAGAAACGCTATCCTACCTCATGGCGTGGCTTTCACCCGACCGGACATACCCTACCATTGGATCTAAAGGCATTTCGTTTGCTATTCTGAACGCATGGTTTTCCCAGAGTGGCACAGGCCCCATCCTGTTGATTGTAGATAATCAGGTCGGCGGTTCACAAGCCGGCTATAGGGCGTATGCAGAAACGCAATCACCATACCCCTACACAGGTCAGGCGCCACCCCGGTTTATTTTCTCAACAAGTACCAAACGCCGGGTAAAGCACACCATCAATGGCCAGATGCACTCCATTCTTGCACTCGGACTTGTCGAGGGGCTATTTCATCAGGCTGCAGACCAGAATGCAGATGCGCTAGTTGATATTCGAGAACTGTCGGATTACTTGAATCGGGTGATTCCGGCCATGTCAGATGGGGCAGTTTTTCTGCGCTCTCGGGTCATGCAATCAGGGTTCGGTAGTGCCGGCGCATACGGCAGTGTGGGCTTGACGAAGCAGCCTGTGTCTGCACCTGTTGCCGCGCCGATTAAGCAGCATATGGCTGCGTTCAACAACAACAACACAAACTATCCGGCTCCAACAGCCACGTTGGATGTAAATGCATTCCCTCCCGGGAAGCTGTATTTGGATGGCGAACTGCTGGGCTCTACTCCACAAACAGGCCTGGTTGTGCCAGCGGGAGAACGCACCCTGGAAGTGATCACAGAGACATTTGATGCGTGGCAACAAAATGTCTTCCTTTCCGCCGGAACAGCAAATGTTATCGAAGCTACCTTGCAGTCAGAATTTGGCAGGTTTGCCATTGAAAACTTGCCCCCTGATGCCCGCGTAATTTTGAATGATACCCTCCAGTTTCTTGCGACAGATTTAGGCGATACACCCGCCCGGGTCCCCAAGGGCTTTTATCTCGGCCAGGTTCAATATGGAAATGGTGAGCGGCTGCCTTTTGACCTTTCCGTCAGAAATAGCGCTGTTGTGACCTATGATTTCAGGTCAGACGTTGTAGACTATCGCGAGTCTTTCAGGTCTGTGCTCATACCAGGCTGGGGGCAGCGCAGAGATGGCGCCATTGGCAAAGGCAATGCCTTTATCGGCATAATGGTCGCAGGGGGCGCCGCTCTTGCTGCGTCCAATCTGCTCTATGATTCAGCCGCTAAAGATTACCAGGAGACTTTTGATGCATACGTCCTCGAGCAGATCGAAGTGGAAGCCCTGGCGCTATGGGACGATACTGTAAAAAAATTCAACCGGGCTAATCTGCTGAATGACATAAGGAATGGGCTGATCATCGGTATGGTTGGATTTTATGTGTACAACATCGTTGATGCCATGATTTTTCATGCGCGGCACGATCAGATGGTATTGCAAGAACCTGGCGACGCCAGTTTTTCAGCCCGGGGCCACTGGAATGCCGCCGGCGCTGGCATGACGCTCACATATTCCTGGCGATGA
- the dnaE gene encoding DNA polymerase III subunit alpha: MCDFSHLHCHTQYSLLDGAARIKKLVAKASEMGQAALAITDHGNLFGVPEFFTSAKKAGVQPIIGCEFYVTPSGMGDKSDRTRYHQVLLAKNEAGYRNLIKLSSLSYSDGYYYKPRLDKEILKAHSEGLIATTCCLQGEVLQNILKKTEEEARKIFEWYVDVFGDDYYIEIQDHGIEDQKKCNAVLFRWASEYNVKVIATNDVHYVEKDDAAAQDVLLCLQTGKDLNDPNRMRFENDQFYLKSTEEMQASFSMLDAVVRDAILDTTREIVDKCNFELPMGTLLMPHYPIPESFNNDMDAYLKHMVFERAKVRYKEVTQTVVDRINHELGIIKTMGYAGYFLIVQDFTTAARDLGVSVGPGRGSAAGSAVAFCLGITNIDPLEYDLLFERFLNPERVSMPDIDIDFDDRGRGKVIDYVVQKYGRENVCQIITFGTMGARSVIRDVSRVLGVPLSEADRIAKLIPEGPKVDLDLAFNTVPEFKKLQKDPNPQIRNLMHYAQVLEGSARHTGVHAAGVIIAPGTVSDYVPISVAKSKGDEVVTTQYDGKWVEEFGLLKMDFLGLKTLTIIDDALRLIKENRDIEIDVDTLTLDDEKTYELFQRGDTVAVFQFESEGMREWMRKLQPTSINDLIAMNALYRPGPMDLIPNYIDRKHGRETVSYPHPILEGILQPTYGIPIYQEQVMQMAQEMGGYSLGQADLLRRAMGKKKQSEMDKQRIIFVAGAGERDVDEKVANEVFDMMAKFAGYGFNKSHSAAYSLVAYHTAYLKANYPPEYMAAAMTNEMGDTKKLSIILEEARRLDIPVLPPSVNKSKAYFNVEDGKIRMGMGAIKGAGLAAIESIIETRSTKGNFSTLFSMAKSLDLRQVGKKALECLAASGALDELEGHRAQLFETVGHAVRYAQKIQADEAAGQSSLFGDATGTGFQAEPNLPMVDPWPTSQKLKSERELLGFYVSGHPLETYAAEARAFSSASLGDIEGISKSVEQALAHSGDGAGSYRQQGPIHTFCGIITEIQHRTTRTGKPIVFASIEDFTGQGEIICFANEYDRYQQYLKQDEIVFVKGNTDIRGGGVKIKVVEILPMWKVRELIKGIVLRVDVQHMEVSEIQKFRDLCDANRGNCKLYFDVTGKDIPGGVQRIHSRKYVVEPTPDLMQGISKIFGKDNVLLESDTMG; this comes from the coding sequence ATTATCGGCTGCGAATTTTACGTCACCCCCAGTGGCATGGGCGACAAATCTGACCGCACGCGTTACCACCAGGTGTTGCTGGCAAAAAACGAAGCCGGCTACCGCAACCTCATCAAGCTCTCCTCTCTCTCCTATTCCGACGGCTACTACTACAAACCGCGTCTCGACAAAGAAATCCTCAAAGCCCACAGCGAAGGCCTCATCGCTACCACGTGCTGCCTTCAAGGTGAGGTACTACAAAACATCCTCAAAAAAACCGAAGAAGAAGCCCGCAAAATTTTTGAATGGTATGTCGATGTTTTTGGCGACGACTATTACATCGAAATCCAGGACCATGGCATAGAAGACCAGAAAAAGTGTAACGCCGTCCTCTTCAGATGGGCCTCTGAGTACAACGTCAAAGTCATTGCAACCAACGACGTCCACTACGTCGAGAAAGACGACGCTGCGGCGCAGGATGTACTGCTTTGTCTCCAGACGGGCAAAGACCTCAACGACCCCAACCGGATGCGATTTGAGAACGACCAGTTCTACCTCAAGAGCACCGAAGAAATGCAGGCGTCGTTTAGCATGCTCGATGCGGTTGTCCGCGATGCCATCCTCGACACTACCCGCGAAATTGTTGACAAGTGTAATTTTGAGCTGCCGATGGGAACGCTGCTTATGCCGCATTACCCCATCCCAGAGTCGTTTAACAACGACATGGACGCCTACCTGAAGCACATGGTTTTTGAGCGTGCCAAAGTCAGGTACAAAGAAGTGACGCAAACCGTGGTTGACCGTATCAACCATGAACTCGGCATTATCAAAACGATGGGCTATGCCGGCTACTTCCTCATCGTACAGGACTTTACAACAGCAGCACGCGACCTTGGCGTTAGCGTAGGGCCGGGCCGTGGATCAGCTGCTGGTAGTGCGGTTGCATTTTGCCTGGGTATCACGAACATCGATCCGCTGGAATACGACCTGCTTTTTGAGCGCTTCCTGAACCCGGAACGCGTCTCGATGCCGGATATCGACATCGACTTTGATGACCGCGGCCGCGGCAAGGTCATTGATTATGTGGTCCAGAAATACGGACGCGAAAATGTATGCCAGATCATCACCTTTGGTACCATGGGCGCCCGCTCTGTTATCCGAGACGTATCCCGCGTGCTGGGGGTCCCGCTGTCCGAAGCAGACCGTATCGCTAAGCTTATCCCTGAAGGCCCCAAAGTAGACCTGGACCTGGCCTTCAACACCGTACCCGAATTCAAAAAACTACAAAAAGACCCGAACCCGCAGATCCGTAACCTGATGCACTATGCGCAGGTACTCGAAGGCTCTGCGCGGCACACCGGGGTTCACGCAGCCGGCGTCATCATTGCCCCCGGCACGGTAAGCGACTACGTGCCCATCTCTGTAGCAAAAAGTAAAGGCGATGAGGTTGTAACTACCCAGTACGACGGCAAGTGGGTTGAGGAATTTGGCCTGCTCAAAATGGACTTCCTCGGGCTCAAAACCCTCACCATTATTGACGATGCCCTCCGCCTCATCAAAGAAAATCGTGACATCGAAATTGATGTCGACACCCTGACGCTCGACGATGAAAAGACGTATGAGCTTTTCCAGCGCGGTGATACGGTTGCGGTGTTCCAGTTTGAATCCGAAGGCATGCGCGAGTGGATGCGGAAGCTACAGCCGACCAGCATCAACGACCTCATTGCGATGAACGCGCTCTACCGCCCGGGTCCGATGGACCTGATCCCGAATTACATCGACCGTAAACACGGCAGAGAGACCGTATCGTATCCCCACCCGATCCTGGAAGGCATCCTGCAACCAACCTACGGTATTCCGATATACCAGGAGCAGGTGATGCAGATGGCACAGGAAATGGGTGGCTACTCGCTTGGCCAAGCTGACTTGCTCCGGCGTGCGATGGGTAAGAAAAAGCAGTCCGAAATGGACAAGCAGCGCATCATCTTTGTCGCAGGGGCGGGTGAGCGGGACGTGGATGAGAAAGTGGCTAACGAAGTGTTTGATATGATGGCGAAGTTTGCCGGCTATGGCTTTAACAAGAGTCACTCTGCTGCTTACTCGCTCGTAGCATACCATACGGCCTACCTCAAAGCAAACTATCCACCCGAGTACATGGCGGCTGCGATGACGAATGAGATGGGCGATACCAAAAAGCTGTCGATTATCCTGGAAGAGGCGCGCCGGCTTGATATCCCGGTACTCCCGCCATCGGTAAACAAAAGTAAAGCTTACTTCAACGTAGAGGACGGCAAAATCCGCATGGGCATGGGCGCCATAAAAGGCGCCGGCCTTGCTGCAATTGAATCGATCATCGAAACGCGGAGCACCAAAGGCAACTTCTCCACACTTTTCAGTATGGCGAAGTCGCTGGACTTACGACAAGTTGGCAAAAAAGCCCTCGAATGCCTCGCTGCATCAGGTGCGCTGGATGAATTGGAAGGACATCGCGCGCAGTTGTTCGAGACTGTAGGACATGCAGTTCGGTATGCACAAAAAATCCAGGCAGACGAAGCAGCCGGCCAAAGCTCCCTTTTTGGCGACGCAACCGGCACCGGATTCCAGGCTGAGCCCAACCTCCCTATGGTTGATCCATGGCCAACCTCACAAAAGCTAAAAAGTGAACGGGAATTACTCGGTTTCTACGTCTCGGGGCATCCCCTTGAAACGTATGCCGCTGAAGCACGGGCCTTTTCCTCTGCAAGCCTTGGCGACATCGAAGGCATCAGCAAGTCCGTTGAGCAGGCGCTGGCACACTCAGGAGATGGCGCCGGCAGCTACCGACAGCAAGGTCCCATACACACTTTCTGCGGCATCATCACAGAAATTCAGCACCGCACAACCCGAACTGGAAAGCCGATTGTCTTTGCCTCTATCGAGGACTTTACCGGCCAGGGAGAAATTATTTGCTTTGCCAACGAATACGACCGGTACCAGCAATACCTCAAGCAGGATGAAATAGTCTTTGTAAAAGGCAATACGGACATCCGTGGTGGCGGGGTTAAAATCAAAGTTGTGGAAATCCTCCCCATGTGGAAGGTCCGCGAATTGATTAAAGGCATTGTGCTACGCGTGGATGTGCAGCACATGGAAGTAAGCGAAATCCAAAAATTCCGCGACCTGTGCGATGCCAACAGAGGCAACTGCAAACTCTACTTTGATGTCACGGGCAAAGATATCCCCGGCGGCGTGCAACGCATTCACAGCCGGAAATACGTCGTAGAACCTACACCCGACTTAATGCAGGGCATTTCAAAAATCTTTGGCAAAGACAACGTACTCCTCGAAAGCGATACAATGGGTTAA